The Amaranthus tricolor cultivar Red isolate AtriRed21 chromosome 6, ASM2621246v1, whole genome shotgun sequence genome has a segment encoding these proteins:
- the LOC130815950 gene encoding uncharacterized protein LOC130815950, producing MNFTLTPKLPSSVLFSSPGSQNKPPYSICFPSKIPQFKLLTSSLHCNSTHQTNSLPSDIDMVQINEGIFAPKQTKVVVLWDLDNKPPRGPPYEAAIALKSLASLFGDVVDYSAYANRHAFSHLPTWVLEERRERRHLDVLERTGKVTPSQPYVCSVCGRKCKTNLDLKKHFRQLHERERQKKLSRMKQLKGKKRQRFKERYLDKNYKFEEAARTLITPKVGYGLARELRRAGVYVKTVEDKPQAADWALKRQMMHSMSRGIDWLFLVSDDSDFRDMLRRAREEASLGTVVVGDRNGVLGRNADLWVSWSGVENGKVSEKDLVPNRVNVGDWGDDCLERQDGLFSISEFDEGLEGESDLDHIVNEVLPSEESNVETGRFSAFSEGEEDDEWLDDEDEDDDDYEDEF from the coding sequence ATGAATTTCACACTCACCCCAAAATTACCATCTTCAGTCCTCTTTTCCTCTCCTGGTTCCCAAAATAAACCCCCATATTCAATCTGTTTCCCTTCAAAAATACCCCAATTTAAACTCCTTACATCCTCTTTACATTGCAATTCAACCCATCAAACTAATTCTTTACCTTCAGACATTGATATGGTACAAATAAACGAAGGTATCTTTGcaccaaaacaaacaaaggttgtTGTTTTATGGGATTTGGATAATAAGCCGCCTCGAGGACCACCGTACGAAGCCGCCATTGCCCTTAAAAGTCTTGCGTCTCTTTTCGGAGACGTTGTTGATTATTCTGCTTATGCTAATCGCCATGCGTTTTCTCATCTTCCTACTTGGGTCCTTGAGGAAAGGCGTGAAAGGAGACATTTGGATGTTCTTGAAAGAACTGGTAAAGTTACACCTTCGCAACCTTATGTTTGTAGTGTTTGTGGTAGGAAGTGTAAGACTAATTTGGATTTGAAGAAACATTTTAGACAATTACATGAAAGAGAGAGGCAAAAGAAGCTTAGTAGGATGAAACAATTGAAGGGTAAGAAGAGACAGAGGTTTAAAGAGAGGTATTTGGATAAGAATTATAAGTTTGAAGAAGCTGCTAGAACTTTGATTACTCCTAAAGTTGGGTATGGGCTAGCTAGAGAGTTAAGGAGAGCTGGGGTTTATGTGAAGACAGTGGAGGATAAGCCACAAGCTGCGGATTGGGCTTTGAAGAGACAAATGATGCATTCTATGAGTAGAGGGATTGATTGGTTGTTTTTAGTTTCGGATGATTCGGATTTTCGAGATATGTTGAGGAGGGCGAGGGAGGAGGCGAGTTTAGGGACTGTTGTTGTGGGGGATAGGAATGGGGTGTTAGGGAGGAATGCAGATTTGTGGGTTTCATGGAGTGGAGTGGAGAATGGAAAGGTGAGTGAGAAGGATTTGGTGCCTAATAGGGTGAATGTGGGTGATTGGGGTGATGATTGTTTGGAAAGGCAAGATGGGTTGTTTTCGATTTCAGAGTTTGATGAGGGGCTTGAGGGTGAGAGTGATTTGGATCATATTGTGAATGAGGTTCTTCCAAGTGAGGAGTCTAATGTTGAGACTGGAAGATTCTCAGCTTTTTCCGAGGgcgaagaagatgatgaatggttggatgatgaggatgaggatgatgatgactatgaAGATGAATTTTAG